In Paenibacillus sp. FSL M7-0420, a single genomic region encodes these proteins:
- the rpsD gene encoding 30S ribosomal protein S4, translating into MARYTGPKFKLSRRLGISLSGTGKDLKRPFPPGQHGANQRRKVSNYGMQLLEKQKLRHMYGLGEKQFKTLFTKAQKLQGIAGENFMFLLESRLDNLVYRLGFANSRAGARQLVSHGHVTVNGKKVDIASYRVSIGDVIGLRERSRAMASIKEALDNRSHLPGYLEYADGSFEGKFLRLPERAELSQDIDEKQIVEFYNR; encoded by the coding sequence ATGGCACGTTACACCGGACCTAAATTCAAACTCAGCCGCCGTCTGGGCATTTCCCTTAGCGGTACAGGCAAAGACCTGAAACGCCCTTTCCCACCAGGACAGCACGGCGCTAACCAACGCAGAAAAGTAAGTAACTACGGAATGCAGCTTTTGGAAAAACAAAAACTGCGTCACATGTACGGCCTGGGCGAAAAGCAGTTTAAAACTCTTTTCACTAAGGCACAAAAGCTCCAGGGTATTGCGGGCGAAAACTTCATGTTCCTGCTCGAAAGCCGCCTGGACAACCTGGTTTACCGTCTTGGATTCGCTAACTCCCGTGCAGGCGCACGCCAGTTGGTATCCCACGGCCACGTAACCGTTAACGGCAAAAAAGTCGACATCGCTTCTTACCGTGTAAGCATTGGCGACGTTATCGGACTCCGCGAAAGAAGCCGCGCTATGGCTTCGATCAAAGAAGCTCTCGACAACCGCTCCCACCTTCCAGGCTACCTGGAATATGCTGACGGATCATTCGAAGGTAAATTCCTTCGTCTGCCGGAACGTGCCGAGCTGTCCCAGGATATCGATGAGAAGCAAATCGTCGAATTCTACAACCGTTAA
- a CDS encoding transglycosylase domain-containing protein: MVEEKKKKTAKQRPPRRSWLRRFGSVVKWMFILGILGCLFAGGAVAGYVTSIVKDDPVRPEELIQQQVGLNAITGFAYFSDGQPIGQLRTEEDRRLIEFNDIPQLVIDAVLAIEDNNFYNHKGVDFSGTLRAVKQKVLNESVQTGGSTLTQQLARRVFLNLDRTEDRKVKEILLSLRLERFLSKQEILTAYLNKVPFGNGSNGYNVFGIKAAAKGIFGLDDLEKLNVAQAAYLAGLPQLPSKYSAFNGIGEFNETAFGRAMDRQKLVLRRMLEENKITTSQYDEALLFDIKSSLAPHTKKAYATFPYLMMETERKASEILLKLNQDTADKAATAADSAQALEEARQQLMTGGYRVYTTIDKKVYSAMHSVSDDSSNFTKDSKARGKEQTAGMMINNKTGAILGMIEGRDFNIEQMNYATQMIRQPGSTMKPIAAYLPALDAGLIQPAGILDDAPIVMKDGGKGYHIPKNANNRYQGLVTARYALNKSLNLPALKLFNDKVGIEKAWAFSKKLGITTIQDNDYSAQTGVIGGLRYGVSVEELTNAYSSIGNGGAFNDAYMIEKIVDSQGKIVYQHKVNPEQVFSKQTAYLMTDMLRTVITDGTATTVKRNYKHFKEVPIVGKTGSTQNYGDVWFMGYSPDVTLGIWVGYKEQVNTLQGDTQKRQAQTLWTKVMNTVIDKRPELFTTKEFAQPEGIVKATVSAYSGKKPSKLTDRFTTDLFNAKFVPKESDDGISNARYITYNGVNYIPLEGTPEDFLKEKIVVKREKPIQELVKELLAAFPAMKSHESLSYYMPQDAKTDYPTEVDPRVDDGNGPSAPGEVMVSYSTGKAVVTFTPSGSPDVVGYRLYRSLNGGSFQKQAVLAAGESTVFRPGTPAGANATFYVAAVDVAGHETASGSVAGGIKPTPEPTPTPEQTPDAEPTPDAGIIPDSTEDPGMIIVQPPAVDPATPSSSNGAGGNSGNTGGNAGGSTATNATGNTGR; encoded by the coding sequence ATGGTTGAGGAGAAGAAAAAGAAGACCGCAAAACAGCGTCCACCGCGCAGATCCTGGCTCCGCAGGTTCGGTTCAGTTGTGAAGTGGATGTTCATACTCGGTATACTCGGCTGCCTGTTCGCCGGCGGCGCTGTAGCCGGCTACGTCACTTCAATAGTGAAGGACGACCCGGTCCGGCCCGAAGAACTAATCCAGCAGCAGGTTGGGCTGAACGCCATTACCGGCTTTGCCTATTTCAGTGACGGACAGCCGATTGGCCAGCTCCGCACAGAAGAAGACCGCAGACTTATTGAATTCAACGATATTCCGCAGCTTGTGATTGATGCCGTTCTCGCTATAGAGGACAATAATTTCTACAATCATAAAGGGGTGGATTTCAGCGGCACCCTGCGGGCCGTCAAGCAAAAGGTACTGAATGAATCCGTTCAGACCGGGGGCAGTACCCTTACCCAGCAGCTTGCACGGCGCGTGTTTCTGAACCTGGACCGCACGGAAGACCGCAAGGTGAAGGAAATCCTGCTGTCTCTGCGGCTGGAACGTTTCTTGTCCAAGCAGGAAATTTTAACGGCTTATTTAAATAAGGTTCCTTTCGGGAACGGTTCCAACGGCTATAATGTATTCGGTATTAAGGCCGCCGCCAAAGGCATCTTCGGCCTGGATGATCTGGAGAAGCTGAATGTGGCCCAGGCGGCGTATCTAGCCGGCTTGCCCCAGCTCCCCTCCAAGTACTCTGCGTTCAACGGCATAGGGGAATTCAACGAGACGGCCTTCGGCCGGGCGATGGACCGCCAGAAACTGGTCTTACGGCGGATGCTGGAGGAGAACAAGATTACCACTTCCCAGTACGATGAGGCGCTGCTCTTCGATATCAAGAGCTCCCTTGCACCGCATACGAAGAAGGCCTATGCCACCTTCCCTTATCTCATGATGGAGACCGAACGCAAAGCGTCCGAGATCCTGCTGAAGCTGAACCAGGATACGGCAGACAAGGCAGCCACTGCTGCCGATTCCGCCCAAGCGCTGGAGGAAGCACGCCAGCAGCTGATGACCGGCGGCTATCGGGTGTACACCACCATAGATAAGAAAGTGTACAGTGCGATGCACAGTGTCTCGGATGACAGCAGTAATTTCACCAAGGACAGCAAGGCTAGAGGCAAGGAACAGACAGCCGGCATGATGATTAACAATAAGACCGGCGCGATTCTCGGCATGATTGAAGGACGCGATTTCAACATCGAGCAGATGAACTATGCCACTCAGATGATCCGCCAGCCCGGCTCCACCATGAAGCCGATTGCAGCATACCTGCCTGCACTGGATGCAGGGCTCATTCAGCCTGCCGGCATTCTGGATGATGCGCCGATTGTCATGAAGGACGGAGGCAAAGGCTACCACATTCCCAAGAACGCCAACAACCGTTATCAGGGTCTGGTTACCGCCCGTTATGCCCTGAACAAATCCCTGAACCTTCCGGCCTTGAAGCTGTTCAATGACAAGGTGGGAATTGAGAAGGCCTGGGCCTTCTCCAAGAAGCTGGGGATTACCACCATCCAGGACAATGACTATAGCGCTCAGACCGGGGTTATCGGGGGGCTGCGTTACGGGGTATCCGTGGAAGAGCTGACCAACGCCTACTCCTCCATCGGTAACGGCGGTGCCTTCAATGATGCTTATATGATCGAGAAGATCGTGGACAGTCAGGGCAAAATCGTCTACCAGCATAAAGTTAACCCGGAACAGGTCTTCTCCAAGCAGACCGCTTATCTGATGACGGATATGCTGCGTACCGTAATTACTGACGGAACAGCAACTACAGTGAAGAGGAACTACAAGCATTTCAAGGAAGTTCCGATTGTCGGCAAAACCGGCTCCACCCAGAACTACGGGGATGTCTGGTTCATGGGCTATTCCCCGGATGTCACCCTTGGAATTTGGGTGGGCTACAAAGAGCAGGTCAATACCCTGCAGGGGGATACGCAGAAGCGTCAGGCGCAGACCCTTTGGACCAAGGTTATGAATACAGTGATTGACAAGCGTCCCGAGCTGTTCACCACGAAGGAATTTGCCCAGCCGGAGGGCATTGTCAAGGCAACCGTCTCGGCATACAGCGGCAAGAAGCCTTCCAAGCTGACGGATAGATTCACAACGGATCTGTTCAACGCGAAATTTGTTCCTAAGGAGAGCGACGACGGAATCTCCAATGCCAGATACATCACTTATAACGGGGTGAACTACATCCCTCTCGAAGGAACTCCTGAGGATTTCTTGAAGGAAAAGATCGTCGTCAAGCGCGAGAAGCCGATTCAGGAGCTGGTCAAAGAGCTGCTGGCCGCCTTCCCGGCGATGAAATCGCATGAGTCACTATCGTACTACATGCCGCAGGATGCCAAAACCGACTATCCGACTGAGGTCGATCCGCGGGTCGATGACGGCAACGGGCCAAGTGCTCCCGGTGAAGTCATGGTCTCCTACAGTACAGGCAAGGCTGTAGTTACCTTCACTCCAAGCGGTTCGCCGGATGTTGTCGGCTACCGCCTCTACCGTTCCCTGAACGGCGGATCTTTCCAGAAGCAGGCCGTTCTCGCAGCTGGAGAGAGCACCGTATTCAGGCCGGGTACTCCGGCAGGCGCTAATGCTACCTTCTATGTGGCTGCCGTGGACGTAGCCGGACATGAGACTGCTTCCGGAAGTGTGGCTGGCGGCATTAAGCCTACACCTGAGCCTACACCAACTCCGGAACAGACGCCGGACGCTGAGCCGACACCGGACGCCGGAATCATCCCGGACAGTACAGAGGACCCGGGCATGATCATTGTTCAGCCGCCTGCTGTGGATCCTGCAACTCCGTCAAGCAGTAATGGAGCCGGCGGAAACAGCGGGAATACGGGCGGCAATGCCGGAGGCAGTACCGCTACTAACGCAACAGGCAATACCGGCCGTTAA